A stretch of Paenibacillus sp. URB8-2 DNA encodes these proteins:
- a CDS encoding metallophosphoesterase family protein, with protein sequence MVPFRFVHAADLHLDSRFAGLSHIPVPVRDYLREAAFAALGRLVAVAAEEEADFVVISGDVYDSADSSLQSQLRFHEALLELSRNGIAVFLIHGNHDPLDGPRLHMELPDGVTVFGADTPGQVTVVRRSDGREAAVVSGLSYPTSKVTENTSLRYRRKEGSGLFHIALLHANVDGDPAHETYSPCTRRDLIDSGFDYWALGHIHKRRILHERPYIVYPGNIQGRSVKETGPKGCYVVDVDGSGIAGLRFRELDEVRFLIRDISIDGMVRETEWIEAVEQSVEEIRALHPEMMSVVRFRIIGRGVVHRVLAEKGASGDLLDELRRREALRAEQGLFRGLVWTEGFSLESGTEVDRERLLAEDSFLGEMMRMAAESAEDGKALDELARPALAPLAENRELRRLLAEVGEDDMRAWLMRAAETAVTLLSDVMEPEEESHPFLESRNRQGGR encoded by the coding sequence ATGGTTCCGTTTCGTTTTGTGCATGCCGCGGATTTGCATCTGGATAGCCGGTTCGCCGGCTTGTCGCATATCCCGGTACCCGTTAGAGACTACCTGCGCGAAGCCGCATTCGCCGCCCTCGGGCGGCTTGTTGCCGTGGCGGCCGAGGAAGAGGCCGATTTCGTCGTCATCAGCGGCGACGTCTACGATTCCGCCGATTCTTCGCTTCAGAGCCAGTTGCGTTTTCATGAAGCGCTGCTGGAGCTCTCCCGCAACGGAATTGCCGTCTTCCTCATTCACGGCAATCACGACCCGCTGGACGGTCCGCGTCTTCATATGGAGCTTCCGGACGGCGTTACGGTATTCGGCGCCGACACGCCGGGGCAGGTGACGGTGGTGCGCCGCAGTGACGGACGGGAAGCGGCGGTCGTCAGCGGATTATCCTACCCCACATCCAAAGTGACGGAGAATACGTCGCTGCGGTATCGGCGGAAAGAGGGCAGCGGGCTGTTCCATATCGCGCTTCTGCACGCCAATGTCGATGGCGATCCGGCCCATGAGACTTACTCTCCCTGTACACGCAGGGATTTGATTGACTCCGGCTTCGACTATTGGGCTCTCGGTCATATTCATAAGCGCCGGATTCTTCATGAGCGTCCTTATATCGTATATCCGGGAAATATCCAGGGACGCAGCGTTAAAGAGACCGGACCAAAGGGCTGCTACGTTGTGGATGTGGACGGCAGCGGCATCGCCGGCCTGCGCTTCCGGGAGCTGGATGAAGTCCGCTTTCTGATTCGGGATATTTCAATTGACGGAATGGTCCGGGAAACGGAATGGATCGAGGCGGTTGAGCAGTCGGTCGAGGAAATTCGGGCCTTGCATCCGGAGATGATGTCCGTCGTGCGTTTCCGTATCATCGGCCGAGGCGTGGTTCACCGCGTTCTGGCTGAAAAAGGAGCTTCGGGAGATCTGCTGGACGAGCTGCGTCGGCGTGAAGCATTAAGGGCGGAACAAGGGCTGTTCCGCGGGCTCGTCTGGACCGAAGGCTTCTCCCTGGAATCCGGAACGGAGGTCGACCGTGAACGCCTGCTTGCGGAGGACAGCTTTCTCGGCGAAATGATGCGAATGGCGGCAGAAAGCGCCGAAGACGGCAAAGCTCTGGACGAGCTTGCCCGGCCGGCGCTGGCGCCGCTTGCGGAGAACCGTGAGCTAAGACGGCTGCTTGCCGAAGTCGGGGAGGACGACATGCGCGCCTGGCTGATGCGGGCGGCCGAAACGGCCGTGACGCTGCTGAGCGATGTTATGGAACCGGAAGAAGAGAGCCATCCATTCCTTGAAAGCCGGAACCGGCAAGGAGGTCGGTAA
- a CDS encoding AAA family ATPase has product MRIQRLEIGGFGRLHSRELELASGLTVLYGPNEAGKSTLLQFIRAMLFGIPGRNYPAERLEPVHGGLHGGILTARDAKGNAWSIRRYSGGAEGGKGDRLKITVSGINGTVEELGQDELEKMLLGGVSRTMFRQLFAVSLDELQELGTLQSEEMNSYLFHAGIGGGGDILRAERRLQQEAEKLYKPRGKTQEAAKILQSIEKLERQITESRSYLPRYNENTAAMQAAEIELEELENRRREEGARLERLTKALDIRELWLKWEAARQELRELPDLPYFPEDVPERWKDFQTRTGNAEQAVARAERIASELREELTRTVPDRRLEAQGPRLERLLRAQGGYENRKTELRRLEEEQKSLREHLRRILRGIHPGWSAAELADFAGAAADREAARRFCRLICRLRPANGEPRRRAAGAARTPCRGAGGAAAGRAVARAGAAGSRRLLCGAAAHEPARDGAAVGRAATRRGALARGPTAAAAGRSGGLRRPHRLAAAGAGGRADRAAAGGAVADRSAAGQRLDRVRRAGRRRSGPARRRARRAPAAWSPARQRRGGGRSRDAAAAAAAARRAAAAVQPGCGRAGGRHEGAAAADGRLDGMAPALRAAGRRAGPSPDGGRGDGRPGAGAGPRDGRGGRRLPRNIGSLRGMATPPEPAGGFVSGRAARHFRSGGAGE; this is encoded by the coding sequence ATGAGAATACAGCGGCTTGAAATCGGCGGCTTTGGCCGTCTTCACAGCAGGGAACTGGAGCTTGCGTCGGGACTCACGGTATTGTACGGTCCCAATGAGGCGGGTAAATCCACGCTGCTGCAGTTTATCCGCGCCATGCTGTTCGGCATTCCCGGCCGGAACTACCCTGCGGAAAGACTTGAGCCTGTACATGGCGGCCTGCACGGCGGCATCTTGACCGCCCGGGACGCCAAGGGAAACGCCTGGAGCATCCGGCGGTACTCCGGAGGTGCGGAGGGCGGCAAGGGCGACAGGCTTAAGATTACGGTAAGCGGCATCAACGGCACCGTAGAGGAGCTCGGACAGGACGAGCTGGAGAAAATGCTGCTGGGCGGTGTGTCCCGAACGATGTTCAGACAGCTCTTTGCGGTGTCGCTGGACGAGCTTCAGGAACTGGGGACCCTGCAATCCGAAGAGATGAACAGCTATTTGTTTCACGCCGGCATCGGTGGCGGCGGGGATATTCTAAGGGCGGAGCGGCGTCTTCAGCAGGAGGCGGAGAAGCTCTACAAGCCGCGGGGCAAGACGCAGGAGGCGGCCAAGATTCTCCAGTCAATCGAAAAGCTGGAGAGGCAGATAACGGAAAGCCGTTCCTATCTCCCTCGCTACAACGAGAATACCGCAGCGATGCAGGCTGCGGAAATCGAGCTGGAAGAGCTGGAGAACCGCCGCCGGGAGGAAGGCGCCCGGCTGGAGCGTCTGACCAAGGCGCTCGACATTCGCGAGCTTTGGCTGAAATGGGAAGCCGCACGCCAGGAACTGCGGGAACTGCCGGATCTCCCGTATTTTCCAGAGGATGTTCCGGAACGCTGGAAGGATTTTCAGACACGGACCGGAAATGCCGAGCAGGCGGTGGCCCGTGCCGAGCGAATCGCCTCGGAGCTGAGGGAGGAGCTGACCAGGACGGTCCCCGACCGGCGGCTGGAAGCGCAGGGCCCCCGGCTGGAGCGGCTTCTCCGTGCACAGGGCGGATATGAGAACCGGAAGACGGAACTGCGGCGGCTGGAAGAGGAGCAGAAGTCGCTGCGGGAGCATTTGCGGCGCATTCTGCGCGGCATCCATCCCGGCTGGAGCGCCGCGGAGCTCGCGGATTTCGCCGGAGCCGCCGCAGACCGCGAAGCGGCGCGCCGCTTTTGCCGCCTCATTTGCCGCCTACGACCGGCAAATGGAGAGCCTCGCCGCCGGGCGGCAGGCGCTGCGCGTACGCCTTGCCGCGGCGCAGGCGGCGCTGCAGCAGGCCGAGCGGTCGCTCGCGCGGGAGCAGCAGGAAGCCGCCGCCTCCTTTGCGGCGCTGCGGCCCATGAGCCCGCGCGAGACGGCGCGGCTGTGGGACGAGCTGCAACACGCCGCGGAGCGCTGGCGCGAGGCCCAACTGCAGCAGCCGCCGGGCGAAGCGGCGGGCTCCGGCGGCCGCACCGCCTGGCCGCTGCTGGCGCTGGCGGCCGCGCTGACCGCGCTGCTGCCGGCGGCGCTGTGGCTGACCGGAGCGCCGCCGGTCAGCGCCTGGATCGCGTTCGGCGTGCTGGCCGCCGCCGATCTGGCCCTGCTCGCCGGCGGGCGCGGCGGGCGCCGGCAGCGTGGAGCCCCGCCCGTCAGCGGCGGGGCGGAGGCCGCAGCCGAGATGCTGCGGCTGCGGCGGCTGCTGCTCGCCGAGCAGCAGCCGCCGTCCAGCCCGGATGCGGGCGGGCTGGAGGCCGGCATGAAGGAGCTGCGGCGGCTGATGGACGCCTGGACGGCATGGCGCCAGCGCTCCGAGCGGCTGGCCGGCGAGCGGGACCTTCGCCGGACGGAGGCCGAGGCGATGGCCGGCCAGGAGCAGGCGCTGGTCCGCGAGATGGACGCGGCGGAAGAAGACTTCCGCGGAACATCGGCTCGCTTCGAGGAATGGCTACGCCGCCGGAGCCTGCCGGAGGATTTGTCTCCGGAAGGGCTGCCCGACATTTTCGCTCTGGCGGAGCAGGGGAATGA
- a CDS encoding YkvI family membrane protein codes for MRQTLRTLQIAFTYIGTIVGAGFATGQEILQFFTQYGRWAALTIILSTGVFIWLGTKMMILARRIGAESYEDFNRHLFGKSTGAIISLFTLLILIGVNSIMLAGAGAIFEEHLGLHYQTGLLVTLVGSYLLLKRGITGIMQMNSVVVPLMLTLSLIIIFNTLEHPEAHRFMSLVTERSAIAAWLSPFLYTAFNLGMAQAVLVPMARHTKNDRTLAFGGIIGGLGIGFMLMAAHFAMSAHMPGILQFEIPMGSIAFRLGTLVQLVYLLLIFLEIFSTFVADIYGVTLQLAQRLPISHSVITALVMLTCYVFSQFGFSSLLGLFYPMFGALSLVWAVRLILTPMVPPGKAIAFTKSTTIPSPKSVPRSTRK; via the coding sequence ATGAGACAGACGCTCCGCACGCTGCAAATCGCCTTTACTTATATAGGCACCATAGTGGGAGCCGGGTTCGCCACCGGCCAGGAAATTCTCCAGTTCTTCACGCAGTATGGCCGCTGGGCTGCATTGACCATTATCCTCTCCACAGGGGTCTTCATCTGGCTCGGCACCAAAATGATGATTCTCGCCCGCCGGATCGGGGCCGAATCGTATGAAGATTTCAACCGCCACCTGTTCGGAAAAAGCACGGGTGCCATTATCAGCCTGTTCACGCTGCTCATCCTGATCGGAGTCAACAGCATTATGCTGGCGGGTGCGGGAGCCATTTTTGAGGAGCATCTCGGACTTCATTATCAAACCGGGCTACTGGTGACATTGGTCGGCTCTTATCTTCTGCTGAAACGGGGCATTACCGGCATTATGCAGATGAACAGCGTTGTCGTTCCCCTGATGCTGACTCTTTCGCTCATCATCATTTTCAACACGCTTGAACATCCGGAGGCGCACCGCTTCATGTCGCTTGTTACTGAACGCAGCGCAATTGCGGCCTGGCTGTCGCCTTTTCTGTATACGGCGTTCAATCTGGGTATGGCGCAGGCCGTCCTCGTCCCTATGGCGCGTCATACCAAGAACGATCGGACACTTGCCTTCGGCGGTATTATCGGCGGTCTGGGCATCGGTTTTATGCTGATGGCGGCTCATTTTGCGATGAGCGCGCACATGCCGGGCATCCTCCAGTTCGAGATTCCGATGGGCAGCATCGCCTTCCGGCTCGGAACGCTGGTTCAGCTTGTGTATCTGCTGCTGATCTTTCTGGAAATTTTCAGCACCTTTGTGGCTGACATTTACGGCGTCACGCTTCAACTGGCGCAGCGCCTGCCGATCTCACACTCCGTCATTACCGCCTTGGTGATGCTGACCTGCTATGTCTTCAGCCAATTCGGTTTCAGCTCGCTGCTGGGGCTGTTCTATCCCATGTTCGGCGCGTTGTCGCTTGTCTGGGCGGTCAGATTGATCCTTACACCCATGGTTCCGCCAGGCAAAGCAATCGCCTTTACAAAATCGACAACAATCCCCTCCCCCAAATCGGTTCCACGGTCTACACGGAAATAA
- a CDS encoding xanthine phosphoribosyltransferase: MEILKKRILEEGVVISDQVLKLDGLLNHQVDPELTMEMGREFARLFADQGVTRVVTVESSGIAVAFATAYELKVPLVFARRKKTLLADPDALCERVPSFTKGIVTDIMISRQYISPDDKILFIDDIIANGDAARGLIKIINRSGAELVGLGVVVEKCFEAGARTIREQGVRLESLAKIKSLADGRIEFEE, from the coding sequence ATGGAAATATTGAAAAAGAGAATTTTGGAGGAAGGGGTTGTCATTTCCGATCAGGTGCTTAAGCTGGACGGACTCCTCAACCATCAGGTCGATCCCGAGCTGACGATGGAAATGGGACGGGAATTTGCGAGGCTTTTTGCAGACCAGGGGGTGACTCGCGTCGTTACCGTGGAATCCTCGGGTATTGCCGTGGCATTTGCCACCGCTTATGAACTCAAGGTGCCGCTCGTTTTTGCACGCCGCAAAAAAACGCTGCTCGCCGATCCCGACGCCTTGTGCGAACGGGTTCCGTCCTTTACCAAAGGGATCGTCACGGATATTATGATTTCGCGCCAGTATATCTCGCCTGATGACAAAATATTGTTCATCGACGACATTATCGCTAACGGCGACGCCGCGCGCGGTCTGATCAAGATCATTAACCGCTCGGGAGCGGAACTGGTCGGACTCGGGGTCGTTGTGGAAAAATGCTTTGAAGCCGGCGCACGGACGATCCGTGAACAGGGCGTCCGTCTGGAATCGCTCGCAAAGATCAAGTCCCTGGCTGATGGCAGAATCGAGTTCGAAGAGTAA
- the hisC gene encoding histidinol-phosphate transaminase, with protein sequence MNKYWSETIKGIAPYVPGEQPRAGRLVKLNTNENPYPPSPKVLEAMREAVTDKLRLYPDPNCSRLRETASRHYGIPAEQIFAGNGSDEILAFCFKAFFDPGDTILFPDITYNFYEVYGELFGVSYRTVPLTESFDVPVEEFIPSNDGVILANPNAPTGKTISLEDIESLIKRNRQAVVIVDEAYIDFGGESSIGLIPKYDNLLVIRTFSKSRSLAGLRIGLAMGHSSLIEALIRVRDCINCFTVDWIAQAGAIASLEDTETFSHYIDRIAATRSRMTEHLRYAGFRVIDSSANFLMMSHPMIPAKTLYETLRERNIFVRFFPKPRIDNYLRVTIGTDEEMDIFYDALMDIVKATN encoded by the coding sequence ATGAACAAATACTGGAGTGAGACGATCAAGGGGATTGCCCCGTATGTGCCGGGCGAGCAGCCCCGGGCTGGCCGGCTGGTCAAATTAAATACGAACGAGAATCCCTACCCGCCTTCGCCCAAAGTGCTGGAGGCAATGAGAGAAGCTGTTACCGACAAGCTGAGACTATACCCCGATCCGAACTGCTCCCGTTTGCGGGAGACGGCAAGCCGTCACTATGGCATCCCGGCAGAGCAGATCTTTGCCGGCAACGGGTCCGACGAAATTTTGGCTTTCTGCTTTAAGGCTTTTTTCGATCCGGGCGATACTATCCTTTTTCCCGATATTACGTATAATTTCTATGAAGTGTATGGAGAGTTGTTCGGAGTGTCATACCGAACGGTTCCGCTGACGGAAAGCTTCGATGTTCCGGTCGAAGAGTTCATCCCCAGCAATGACGGCGTTATTCTGGCCAATCCGAACGCCCCAACAGGCAAAACGATCTCCCTGGAGGACATTGAGTCCCTTATAAAACGCAATCGTCAGGCGGTGGTTATTGTGGATGAGGCGTACATTGATTTTGGGGGAGAATCTTCGATCGGACTGATTCCAAAATACGACAACCTGCTCGTAATCCGAACATTCTCAAAATCGCGGTCGCTGGCGGGTCTGCGAATCGGCCTGGCCATGGGGCACAGCAGTTTGATTGAAGCGCTCATACGCGTAAGGGACTGCATCAACTGCTTCACCGTCGACTGGATCGCCCAGGCGGGAGCCATTGCGTCGCTTGAAGATACGGAGACGTTCTCACATTACATCGACAGGATAGCTGCAACCAGGAGCCGGATGACTGAACATCTCCGGTATGCGGGATTCCGTGTCATTGATTCGAGTGCAAACTTTCTAATGATGTCTCATCCGATGATTCCGGCGAAGACGCTATATGAAACTTTGCGGGAGAGAAATATATTTGTGCGCTTTTTCCCCAAACCCCGGATCGACAATTACCTGCGTGTGACAATCGGGACAGATGAAGAAATGGATATCTTTTATGATGCGCTCATGGATATTGTGAAGGCAACAAACTGA
- a CDS encoding MFS transporter: protein MSNYAQSASQSKEMQKSGNWALLALAISAFGIGTTEFVPVGLLAAIAGDLKIGITLAGLLISGYAIGVAVGAPILTALSNRMSRKSLLMWLMVIFIIGNATAALSSSFELLLIARFVTAFSHGVFFSIASTIAVQLVSPEKKASAIALVFTGLTIAIVTGVPLGTFIGQAFGWRATFWSVALLGVIAIISSSILIPRDLKQSPPAKFSDMFRLITNGRLLLGFLITALGYGGTFVAFTFLNPLLHDVTGFSQGAINIILIAYGVAVAFGNSFGGKWANKNPIRALLIMFIIQAAVLILLTFLIPFKAVGLIGVILMGLFAFMNVPGLQLYIVQLAEKYVPSAVDVASALNIAAFNIGIAIGAFVGGVVVDTMGLVHTPWIGSLMVIVAIILTAVSAKLERN from the coding sequence ATGAGCAACTATGCACAATCCGCGTCTCAGTCAAAAGAGATGCAAAAATCGGGTAACTGGGCACTTCTAGCTCTTGCCATTAGCGCATTTGGTATCGGAACAACCGAGTTTGTTCCGGTAGGTCTGCTTGCAGCCATCGCCGGCGACTTGAAAATCGGCATTACGCTGGCCGGTCTTCTTATTTCAGGTTATGCCATCGGGGTTGCTGTGGGAGCCCCAATTCTAACTGCGCTCAGCAATCGGATGAGCCGCAAGTCTTTGCTTATGTGGCTAATGGTTATCTTCATCATCGGCAACGCGACCGCCGCGCTTTCATCTTCATTTGAACTGCTGCTTATTGCGCGTTTCGTTACAGCCTTCTCTCACGGCGTCTTTTTCTCCATTGCATCGACGATTGCCGTCCAGTTAGTATCTCCGGAAAAAAAAGCCAGCGCCATCGCGCTTGTGTTCACCGGTCTTACGATAGCTATCGTTACAGGCGTTCCGCTCGGGACATTTATCGGGCAAGCCTTCGGCTGGAGAGCGACATTCTGGAGCGTCGCCCTGCTGGGTGTCATTGCGATCATTTCCAGCTCCATACTTATCCCACGTGATCTGAAGCAATCACCTCCCGCCAAATTCTCGGACATGTTCCGGTTGATCACGAACGGACGGCTGTTACTGGGCTTTCTGATCACTGCGCTCGGTTATGGAGGCACGTTTGTCGCTTTCACTTTTTTAAACCCGCTCCTGCACGACGTTACCGGATTCAGCCAAGGCGCCATTAACATTATCCTGATCGCCTATGGTGTTGCTGTAGCATTCGGCAACTCTTTTGGCGGAAAATGGGCCAACAAAAACCCGATCCGCGCACTGCTCATAATGTTTATTATACAAGCCGCGGTTCTGATTCTTCTAACGTTCCTCATTCCCTTTAAAGCGGTTGGTCTGATTGGAGTCATTTTGATGGGATTGTTTGCATTCATGAATGTTCCCGGTCTCCAATTATATATTGTCCAGTTGGCTGAAAAATACGTTCCATCGGCGGTAGACGTTGCTTCGGCGCTTAATATTGCCGCTTTCAACATCGGTATTGCCATTGGCGCTTTTGTCGGCGGCGTTGTTGTCGATACGATGGGCCTTGTGCATACCCCGTGGATCGGTTCTTTAATGGTTATCGTTGCGATTATACTCACCGCTGTTTCGGCCAAGCTTGAGCGGAATTGA
- a CDS encoding aldo/keto reductase, which yields MAKNLQDTTTLHNGVSMPWFGLGVFKVEEGPELENAVKVAIKHGYRSIDTAAIYGNEEGVGRGIRQGLEEASIGREELFVTSKVWNADLGYESTLAAYETSLQKLGLDYLDLYLIHWPKEGKFKEAWRALETIYKEGRVKAIGVSNFQIHHLEELMVDAEIKPMVNQVEYHPRLTQKELQQYCQQQGIQFEAWSPLMQGELLDNQELKEIADKYNKSIAQVILRWDLQNGVVTIPKSTKEHRIVENASIFDFELTQEDMKQIDNLNQNHRVGPDPDNFDF from the coding sequence ATGGCGAAGAATTTACAAGACACAACTACTCTGCATAATGGTGTAAGCATGCCGTGGTTTGGTTTGGGTGTATTTAAAGTAGAGGAAGGTCCCGAACTTGAGAATGCTGTAAAAGTGGCGATCAAACATGGATACCGCAGCATTGATACGGCAGCCATTTACGGAAATGAAGAAGGTGTCGGACGGGGAATCCGCCAAGGGCTTGAAGAAGCGAGCATTGGCAGAGAAGAACTTTTTGTGACATCTAAAGTATGGAATGCCGATCTGGGATATGAATCAACGTTGGCTGCCTATGAGACCAGCCTGCAAAAACTGGGCCTGGATTACCTGGATCTGTACCTGATTCACTGGCCGAAAGAAGGAAAGTTTAAAGAAGCCTGGAGAGCGCTGGAAACCATTTATAAAGAAGGCCGTGTAAAAGCGATTGGTGTCAGCAACTTCCAAATTCATCATCTTGAAGAGTTAATGGTTGACGCGGAGATTAAACCTATGGTGAATCAAGTGGAGTACCATCCCCGGTTAACCCAAAAGGAATTACAGCAATATTGCCAGCAGCAAGGCATTCAATTTGAAGCGTGGTCGCCGCTCATGCAGGGTGAACTCCTGGATAATCAGGAACTTAAAGAAATTGCGGATAAATACAATAAATCCATTGCCCAGGTTATTTTGCGCTGGGACCTGCAGAACGGTGTGGTGACGATTCCTAAGTCTACAAAAGAACATCGAATCGTAGAAAATGCCAGCATTTTTGATTTCGAATTAACGCAAGAGGATATGAAGCAAATCGACAATCTGAACCAAAATCATCGGGTCGGTCCGGATCCGGACAATTTTGATTTCTAA
- a CDS encoding NADP-dependent oxidoreductase, translated as MIGIGIEEYGDEQQLKKIAVPTEPLGPEDLLISIKASGVNPVDWKVREGLLREAFPYRLPLILGWDAAGTVAAVGSQVTGFKVGDDVFFRPEMEKQGTYADEIVVPARLVAPMPRGLTYVEAASLPLVGLTVWQALVEVGNVQPGDNVLILAGSGGIGSIAIQLAKARGAYVATTTSSKNSEFVRDLGADEVLAYDLGSMITTTEFDFMLDTLGGPSYGDALKFMKKNATVATIISERDAIRPDYADTLEKERQLTVTFVFTRPDGRNLNHIRELVEARQIKPVVTEVLPLTVDGVRQAHLLSQTGRTRGKIVLSNMQNEKASW; from the coding sequence ATGATTGGAATTGGAATTGAGGAATACGGCGATGAACAACAACTGAAGAAGATCGCTGTACCAACTGAACCTTTGGGACCGGAAGACCTGCTGATTTCCATAAAAGCAAGCGGTGTAAACCCCGTGGACTGGAAAGTGCGGGAAGGACTTTTGCGCGAAGCTTTTCCATACCGGCTCCCCCTGATTTTAGGCTGGGATGCGGCGGGAACAGTGGCGGCGGTCGGTTCGCAGGTGACCGGATTTAAAGTCGGAGACGATGTCTTTTTCAGACCGGAGATGGAAAAACAGGGCACGTACGCCGATGAAATTGTGGTGCCAGCCCGCCTTGTCGCGCCAATGCCCCGTGGATTAACCTATGTTGAAGCGGCTTCTCTGCCTTTGGTGGGCCTTACCGTCTGGCAAGCTTTGGTGGAAGTGGGGAATGTTCAGCCAGGGGATAATGTACTTATTTTAGCCGGAAGCGGCGGGATCGGTTCGATTGCCATTCAGTTGGCCAAAGCACGCGGCGCCTACGTGGCAACGACGACAAGCTCTAAAAACAGTGAATTTGTACGCGATTTGGGCGCGGATGAAGTTCTCGCTTATGACCTTGGCAGTATGATTACAACAACGGAATTTGACTTTATGCTGGATACGCTTGGGGGTCCGTCTTATGGGGATGCTCTGAAATTTATGAAGAAAAATGCCACGGTGGCTACCATCATTAGCGAGCGGGATGCCATACGTCCCGATTATGCAGATACATTGGAAAAAGAACGTCAGTTGACGGTTACGTTTGTCTTTACTCGTCCGGACGGAAGGAATTTGAACCATATTCGTGAGCTTGTAGAAGCACGGCAAATAAAGCCGGTTGTAACCGAAGTCTTGCCGCTTACAGTTGATGGAGTCAGACAAGCCCACCTTTTAAGTCAGACAGGGCGGACACGTGGAAAGATTGTTTTGAGCAATATGCAAAACGAAAAAGCCTCCTGGTGA
- a CDS encoding CHRD domain-containing protein, translated as MRTFRAILSGRNEVPPVRTQAFGTAIFKLSRDGRRLFFVLTVRNISRVTQAHIHLGRRGQNGPVVAFLFGPNKFGISVRRGVVRGTLTAADLVGPLSGMTLRSLVNEIKRDNAYANVHTIQHPDGEIRGQIKKA; from the coding sequence ATGAGAACATTCAGAGCTATTTTATCTGGCAGAAATGAAGTGCCTCCGGTCCGGACGCAAGCTTTCGGAACCGCTATCTTCAAGCTTAGCCGCGACGGCAGAAGATTGTTTTTCGTTCTTACCGTAAGAAACATTTCCCGGGTCACTCAAGCTCATATCCATCTGGGCCGGAGAGGGCAGAACGGTCCTGTTGTCGCATTTCTGTTCGGCCCAAACAAGTTTGGCATCTCAGTAAGGAGAGGGGTTGTGCGGGGAACCCTAACAGCGGCGGACTTAGTCGGGCCTCTGAGTGGGATGACTCTAAGATCCTTAGTCAATGAAATTAAACGTGACAATGCTTACGCGAATGTCCACACGATACAACATCCGGACGGAGAAATCCGCGGACAAATTAAAAAGGCGTAA
- a CDS encoding divergent polysaccharide deacetylase family protein, translating to MNKKRLCQPNRVGSKAAVLLILTLSLAIGGGNGKAAAWQFYESVGQGPAADPARDYSLDNRQILPGRVKTNTPVPAEQTAGSGNPSVAVIIDDFGNGMRGTEEMFELPIKLTVAVMPFLSTSEADARRAHERGFDVLVHLPMEPRNGKPEWLGPGAVRSDLSDEEIRKRVEAAVDNVPYAIGINNHMGSKVTGDQRVMRTVLSVCKERGLFFVDSHTNYRSVVGQMAVQMGLPRVENHVFLDDTHTAGHVARQLQLAGKRALDQHYCVTIGHVGLQGKETAAGIRGGIKELKNRIQFVGISDLVKKEWNWNPRPTIP from the coding sequence ATGAACAAGAAACGTTTATGTCAACCGAATAGGGTCGGATCGAAAGCTGCCGTCCTCCTGATTCTGACCTTGAGCTTAGCCATTGGCGGCGGCAACGGAAAGGCAGCGGCCTGGCAGTTTTATGAATCCGTGGGACAAGGACCAGCAGCCGATCCGGCGCGTGATTATTCACTTGATAATCGGCAAATCCTGCCCGGCCGGGTGAAGACGAATACTCCGGTGCCGGCTGAACAGACAGCCGGGAGCGGAAATCCGAGTGTTGCCGTTATTATCGACGACTTTGGAAACGGTATGCGGGGAACGGAGGAAATGTTCGAACTGCCGATCAAGCTTACGGTTGCGGTGATGCCGTTTCTGTCCACCTCGGAGGCGGATGCCCGGCGGGCGCATGAACGGGGATTTGACGTTCTGGTGCATTTGCCGATGGAACCCCGTAACGGCAAGCCGGAATGGCTCGGTCCGGGAGCCGTAAGATCGGACTTAAGCGATGAAGAAATCCGTAAGAGGGTTGAAGCGGCGGTGGACAATGTGCCTTATGCGATCGGCATCAACAATCATATGGGCTCCAAAGTTACGGGAGATCAGCGGGTCATGCGCACTGTATTGTCCGTCTGTAAGGAAAGGGGCCTGTTCTTTGTAGACAGCCACACCAATTACCGTTCGGTAGTCGGCCAGATGGCCGTACAAATGGGCCTGCCGCGAGTGGAGAATCATGTCTTCCTGGACGACACTCATACGGCCGGTCACGTCGCCCGTCAGCTGCAATTGGCGGGGAAACGGGCGCTGGACCAGCATTATTGCGTAACGATCGGTCATGTCGGCTTACAAGGCAAAGAGACCGCCGCAGGAATCCGCGGCGGCATCAAGGAATTAAAGAACCGTATTCAGTTCGTCGGAATTTCCGATCTAGTGAAGAAAGAGTGGAATTGGAACCCGCGGCCTACAATTCCATGA